From Armatimonadota bacterium, the proteins below share one genomic window:
- a CDS encoding carbohydrate kinase family protein: MSNSERRGIAAAGNWIVDNVKIIDTWPEQEALANILDERKGTGGAPYNVLMDLAALQAPFPLTGIGVLGCDEDGDAIERDMRERGVRCFLRRSETGRTSYTCVMTVRGTGRRTFFHNRGPNAEFAPRDVPLDMLDCRILHLGYLLLLESMDAEDEEYGTAAARLLADARRRGIHTSVDVVSESSDRFQRIARPALPHIDTLICNEIEGGRIAGIDIRVGDALDRDAMSRAAATLLELGVNETVVLHAPEGGYARDKAGREWFRSSLRLPPGYIQGSAGAGDAFCAGYLYGAHEGWGMEDRLTLAVCAAAASLSDPTCSAGMRPLNEVLALAGQYG; encoded by the coding sequence ATGTCGAACTCGGAACGCCGGGGCATTGCCGCCGCCGGCAACTGGATTGTGGACAACGTCAAGATCATTGACACATGGCCCGAGCAGGAAGCGTTGGCAAACATACTGGACGAACGGAAGGGCACCGGCGGCGCTCCGTACAATGTCCTGATGGACCTTGCGGCGTTGCAGGCACCTTTTCCACTCACGGGAATCGGCGTACTCGGTTGCGACGAGGACGGCGACGCGATTGAACGCGATATGCGCGAGCGCGGTGTCCGGTGTTTCCTCCGCCGAAGCGAGACAGGCAGAACATCATACACCTGCGTCATGACGGTCCGCGGCACGGGGCGCCGAACGTTCTTTCACAATCGCGGGCCAAATGCCGAATTCGCACCGCGGGATGTGCCGCTGGACATGCTTGATTGCCGCATCCTGCATCTGGGATACCTGCTTCTGCTGGAGTCGATGGACGCCGAAGACGAAGAATATGGCACCGCGGCGGCGCGGTTGCTCGCCGATGCGCGGCGTCGCGGCATCCACACTTCCGTGGACGTTGTGAGCGAGTCCAGTGACCGGTTTCAGCGCATCGCGCGGCCGGCTCTTCCGCACATCGATACGCTCATCTGCAACGAGATCGAGGGCGGTCGCATCGCGGGCATCGACATCCGTGTGGGAGATGCGCTGGATAGAGACGCCATGTCGCGCGCGGCAGCCACACTGTTGGAACTCGGGGTGAACGAGACGGTTGTGCTTCATGCGCCCGAAGGCGGTTATGCTCGCGACAAAGCCGGCCGGGAGTGGTTCAGGTCCAGTCTGCGTCTGCCTCCGGGATACATTCAAGGCTCCGCGGGCGCGGGCGATGCGTTCTGCGCGGGATACCTTTACGGCGCCCACGAAGGCTGGGGGATGGAAGATCGGCTGACGCTGGCCGTCTGCGCGGCGGCGGCCAGCCTGAGCGACCCGACCTGCTCCGCCGGCATGCGCCCGCTGAACGAAGTGCTGGCCCTGGCCGGACAATATGGTTAG
- a CDS encoding alpha/beta hydrolase produces the protein MRWGITIAAFALAASGARTQTAAPLRFEVQLAREAASAPVSGRLLVFITNVKQPLDTISTGFGGAFGGASTYTAAQEVEGLAPGEAVVINPDTLAYPAPLSSAPKGDWQAMALLDADHSFARSEQGPGDITSAVVKLSNLDSAHAGTIPLLLTRVTPAPRKRTVDGVTEVKFTSPILSRFWGRPVTMRAAVVMPPDASKRRWPAVYRVPGFGGGDEGAFWSSRSLRDRMKRGVIPSMAHVFLDPETSLGHTEFADSVNNGPWGAALTREFIPFLEKRFGLLTDARGRFLTGHSSGGWSTLWLQVNYPTFFNGTWSTGPDPVDFRSFCTINIDAKPLENAYVRPDGAARNLVRFGGADTMSFRDFARYEMVAGEYGGQMASFEAVFSPRGQDGRPMRLFNRHTGAIDPAVARAWRRYDIHRVLAAGGKPLMAKLKGKLHIIVGDRDNFHLNEAVVLLRDYLKSVHSDAYVEIVPGRDHMDLYTGGLENRILQAIGKRWNATGQAASPKRIEGSARAKGQTRQTLTKRERR, from the coding sequence ATGCGCTGGGGAATCACAATCGCAGCCTTCGCCCTTGCGGCCTCAGGCGCGCGGACACAAACGGCCGCCCCCCTCCGGTTTGAGGTTCAGCTGGCAAGGGAAGCGGCCTCCGCTCCGGTTTCGGGCCGCCTGCTGGTCTTCATCACGAACGTCAAACAGCCGCTGGATACCATCAGCACCGGCTTTGGCGGCGCCTTCGGAGGCGCTTCCACATACACCGCCGCGCAGGAGGTCGAGGGCCTGGCTCCCGGCGAAGCAGTGGTGATAAACCCGGACACGCTGGCCTATCCGGCGCCACTCTCCTCGGCTCCAAAGGGCGACTGGCAGGCCATGGCGCTGCTGGATGCCGACCACTCCTTCGCGCGTTCGGAGCAGGGTCCGGGGGACATCACAAGCGCAGTCGTCAAACTCTCGAACCTGGATTCGGCGCACGCCGGGACGATTCCCCTTCTGCTGACCCGTGTGACGCCCGCTCCGCGCAAGCGGACGGTAGACGGCGTAACCGAAGTCAAGTTCACCAGCCCCATTTTGTCTCGGTTCTGGGGGCGCCCCGTCACGATGCGGGCCGCTGTCGTGATGCCGCCGGACGCCTCGAAACGGCGGTGGCCCGCTGTTTACCGCGTGCCCGGTTTCGGCGGCGGAGACGAAGGAGCATTCTGGAGCTCAAGATCGCTCAGGGACCGGATGAAGCGCGGCGTCATCCCGTCGATGGCGCACGTGTTCCTTGACCCGGAGACATCTCTCGGGCATACCGAGTTCGCGGACTCCGTCAACAACGGACCCTGGGGCGCCGCGCTTACCCGCGAGTTCATCCCGTTCCTGGAGAAGCGGTTCGGCCTGCTAACCGACGCCCGCGGGCGCTTCCTTACCGGCCACTCGTCTGGCGGATGGAGCACGCTCTGGCTGCAGGTGAACTACCCGACGTTCTTCAACGGAACGTGGTCCACCGGGCCGGATCCGGTCGATTTCCGCTCGTTCTGCACGATCAACATCGATGCAAAGCCCCTTGAGAACGCTTACGTGCGTCCTGACGGTGCGGCCCGCAACCTCGTGCGCTTCGGCGGCGCGGACACTATGTCGTTCCGCGACTTCGCGCGGTACGAAATGGTTGCTGGCGAGTACGGCGGACAGATGGCGTCGTTCGAAGCCGTCTTCAGCCCTCGAGGCCAGGACGGCCGCCCGATGCGCCTGTTCAACCGCCACACCGGCGCCATCGATCCGGCCGTGGCTCGCGCATGGCGCCGCTACGACATCCACCGCGTGCTCGCGGCCGGCGGGAAACCGCTCATGGCGAAGCTAAAAGGGAAACTCCATATCATCGTGGGCGACCGTGACAATTTCCACCTCAACGAAGCGGTCGTTCTTCTTCGAGACTACCTGAAGTCCGTCCATAGCGATGCCTACGTCGAGATTGTGCCCGGGCGCGATCATATGGACCTGTACACCGGCGGCCTCGAGAACCGTATCCTGCAGGCCATAGGGAAGCGGTGGAACGCAACCGGCCAGGCAGCGTCTCCAAAACGGATTGAAGGTTCCGCGCGGGCAAAGGGTCAGACAAGACAAACGCTCACGAAGAGGGAACGAAGATGA
- a CDS encoding copper amine oxidase N-terminal domain-containing protein, giving the protein MPLLGEVAAPVPPTRVFNSFGILVSSTTFVPVTVLRDALDVRLAHAGNPPAWTLKLGETTVVLAPGQTTSTVNGRVMRFSEAPRLIRGELFVPARAVGSALGLNVSKRGANVAIFSATGRKALVLQNVAPKLPPAPGMMGPPRLPRP; this is encoded by the coding sequence ATGCCACTCCTCGGCGAGGTCGCCGCCCCGGTTCCTCCCACGCGAGTGTTCAACAGCTTCGGGATCCTGGTGTCGAGCACCACGTTCGTCCCGGTTACAGTCCTGCGGGACGCGCTGGACGTTCGTCTGGCTCACGCTGGGAATCCACCGGCCTGGACCCTGAAACTCGGCGAGACGACGGTTGTCCTGGCGCCGGGACAGACAACCTCCACCGTGAACGGCCGGGTGATGCGGTTCTCGGAAGCGCCTCGCCTGATTCGAGGCGAGCTGTTTGTGCCGGCGCGGGCTGTTGGGTCGGCGCTGGGTCTGAACGTCTCGAAGCGTGGCGCAAACGTTGCGATTTTCTCCGCGACGGGGCGCAAGGCGCTGGTCCTTCAGAACGTCGCACCCAAACTCCCTCCGGCGCCGGGCATGATGGGGCCTCCGAGGTTACCCCGACCGTAG
- a CDS encoding radical SAM protein produces MDLSLHLTARCNLRCRYCYESTHQGGDMTVETARAAVDLGVDITQRETPAWPVEIVFFGGEPLLRRDLIAETVRYCRQVSRKTSRRFVFHMPTNGLLLDEAFLTGEDTREIQVALSIDGTPSAHDANRVDAVGRASFGTVARAAELLLRHQPDAQAQMVVTPFTARWLAASVKCLHSMGFRSIVSTLDHGAKWELRHFRTLEHQYELVADWYYQAYADGTAVRFSPFDHKIQSHIRPDRGHLAQCHLGQRQISVAPNGRLYPCVQFVDDGEGDAWAIGDVRTGLDEAARARLRDLSTEDPPECLECAIRPRCMHSCGCQNKQTTGRLERVSPIVCAHEQTVLPVADRVAERLYGERNGLFIATHYGGDTVQIDGAAPRLSSRKTR; encoded by the coding sequence TTGGACCTGTCCCTGCACCTGACCGCCCGCTGCAACCTGCGCTGCCGGTACTGCTACGAATCCACCCACCAGGGTGGCGATATGACCGTCGAGACAGCCCGCGCGGCCGTGGACCTGGGGGTCGATATCACGCAGCGCGAAACGCCCGCATGGCCGGTCGAGATCGTGTTCTTCGGGGGCGAGCCACTCCTGCGCCGGGACCTTATCGCGGAAACGGTAAGGTACTGCCGGCAGGTCTCGCGGAAGACGAGTCGCCGATTCGTCTTCCATATGCCCACCAACGGGCTGCTTCTGGATGAGGCGTTCCTCACGGGCGAGGACACGCGTGAGATCCAGGTCGCCCTCAGCATCGACGGCACCCCATCCGCCCACGACGCCAACCGGGTGGACGCGGTGGGCCGCGCTTCCTTTGGGACCGTAGCGCGCGCAGCGGAACTCCTGCTACGGCATCAACCGGACGCTCAGGCGCAGATGGTCGTCACGCCGTTCACCGCCCGCTGGCTCGCCGCGTCGGTGAAGTGTCTGCATTCCATGGGCTTTCGGTCGATTGTCAGCACGCTCGATCACGGCGCGAAGTGGGAACTGCGGCATTTCCGCACGCTGGAGCACCAGTACGAGTTGGTTGCCGACTGGTATTACCAGGCTTACGCCGACGGAACGGCCGTCCGGTTCAGCCCTTTCGACCACAAGATCCAGTCCCACATACGGCCGGATCGCGGCCATCTCGCTCAGTGCCATCTGGGGCAGCGGCAGATTTCGGTTGCGCCGAACGGCCGTCTCTACCCATGCGTCCAGTTCGTTGATGACGGCGAGGGGGACGCGTGGGCCATCGGCGACGTGAGGACGGGCCTTGATGAGGCCGCCCGCGCGCGCTTGCGAGACCTTAGCACGGAGGACCCGCCGGAGTGCCTCGAGTGCGCCATCCGCCCGCGCTGCATGCACTCCTGTGGTTGCCAGAACAAGCAGACCACCGGCCGCCTCGAGCGCGTCTCCCCGATCGTGTGTGCCCACGAGCAGACGGTCCTGCCGGTTGCCGACCGCGTCGCCGAACGCCTATACGGAGAGCGAAATGGGCTCTTCATCGCGACCCACTACGGCGGCGACACCGTGCAGATCGACGGCGCGGCCCCACGGCTCAGCAGTCGAAAGACCCGTTGA
- a CDS encoding copper amine oxidase N-terminal domain-containing protein — protein MKIRPVSRCAVPGYPAIAMAALVAAGANANAANLIIKSGPKPPKTTQTEPKAPVMLGKIAAPLLPKNGVDGAPVLWSDTAFVSTAMLADKLGVRVIHPASKSDWTLELGTKRVVLTQGRLEAIANGKPIRLPVRPFMQGRSLYVPVRAVGEALGLTIGQRGLDIALSTSKGRKMLILKAVPVDKTGPAAPQPLQGTPAPPPLPKR, from the coding sequence ATGAAGATTCGACCAGTATCACGGTGCGCGGTTCCAGGCTACCCGGCCATTGCGATGGCAGCGCTCGTGGCAGCGGGCGCCAATGCGAATGCGGCAAACCTGATCATTAAGAGCGGGCCCAAGCCACCGAAGACCACGCAGACAGAGCCCAAAGCGCCGGTTATGCTTGGAAAAATCGCCGCGCCGCTCCTGCCGAAGAACGGTGTAGACGGCGCGCCGGTCCTGTGGAGCGATACGGCATTCGTATCAACAGCTATGCTGGCGGATAAACTGGGCGTCCGCGTGATCCACCCTGCCAGCAAGAGCGATTGGACGCTTGAACTCGGTACTAAGCGCGTCGTTCTGACTCAGGGGAGACTCGAAGCGATCGCCAACGGCAAGCCCATCCGGTTGCCGGTGCGCCCGTTCATGCAGGGCCGATCGCTTTACGTTCCTGTGCGGGCTGTGGGTGAAGCGCTAGGACTCACCATCGGGCAACGCGGGTTGGACATCGCCCTCAGCACATCGAAGGGGCGTAAAATGCTCATCCTGAAGGCCGTTCCTGTGGACAAGACTGGACCAGCCGCGCCACAGCCGCTTCAGGGCACCCCCGCCCCGCCGCCGCTGCCGAAGCGCTAG